GCGCGATGACGGTGCGGATGTGGTCGACGAAGGTCTGGGACATCCGCGCCGGCCAGTCCGAGCGCTACGACTTCACCGCGCCGGCCACCCGTCGTCTCTCCGGCGAGGGCTGCGTGCCCAACACGGGGTACGGCGGCTTCGACATCGACGTCTACCGCGACTTCTACAGGCCCGGCAGTGACGAGCGGGTTCGCCGGGAGACCTTCCACACCACCTACACCCCGTCGGACTCGGTGATCTGCTCCTGAGGGGGCGTGAGCGGTCAGCCCCGGACCCGCACCTGCACGCGGTCGTCGTAGCCGAGGTCGAAGTGCGCGCGCCAGGCGTCGAACAGCTCGTGCATCGCGCGCGGTGAGACCTTCACGCAGCCGTAGGAGCGGTAGTCGTTGATCTTCGGGTATTCCCACCGGCAGACCTGGTCACCGGGGCGGTCCGCGCACTGCCGGCTGCGATCACCCTGCTCGGTGTGGATGAACAGGTCGGTGCGCAGCGTCCCGTCGGCGCACGCCTTGTTGCCCAGGTAGATCGCCCGGCCCTTGATCAGGCTGCCCCAGTAGTTGGCGTGCAGGCGTGGCCGGTACCGGCCGTCCGGCAGCCACCCGTCGTTGCGCCGGCACGGGTCCGTGGAGTCACGGGTGAAGCCGGAGCCGGCCCGCCAGGACCGCTGCTCGACCAGGCTGCGGGTGCCGTCGTGGGTGCGCCACAGCCGCCAGACCAGCCGGGACCGGAACACGTGGGCCGGGTTCTTCTCGAAGGCGATGACGGCGCTGAGCCGCCCGGGCGCCGCGGAGGAGGTCCGCGCGGCCGCTGTCGGCGGGGCGGTCACGGCGCCGGCCGCCGGCACGCCGGCCAGCGCCGTGAGCAGGATCGCGGCGACGACGTACGACGGAAAGCGCATCCCCCGACGCTAGCCGCCCGGCGCCGGCCGGGGGCCGGAATCGGACATTGCCGACATCAGCGGCGGCATGGTCAGGGCGCGGCGAGGTAGCGGTACTCGTGGTGGGTGACGAAGCCGAGCCGGTCGTAGAGCGCGAGCGCGGCCGGGTTGTCCCCCCGGGTCTGGAGGTACGTCGTCGTGGCGCCGCGCTCCGCGGCCCAGCCGAGGAGCCTCGCCATCACCAGCAGCGAGAGCCCCTGCCGACGCCGACCGGGGTCGACCCACACGTCGGTGACGCCCGCCCAGTCCTCCGTCTGCGAGACCCGTCCCTTGGCCACCACCGTGTCCGGCGCGTCGGCTGCGGCCACCGAGACGAAGGCCACCTCGTCCGGCCCCTCCAGCACCGCGCGCGCCGCCTCCGGGGTGGCCCGGGCGCGGGCGTCGCCGGCCAGCCAGCCGGGCGAGGCGACGGGAGCGGTGTCGACCAACCAGCCGGGCGAGGACGGGCCGCCGGCCCCGGGGACCGGCAGCGCCCGCAGCGCACGGGAGGCCAGGGCGACCGAGGCGACCTGGAAGCAGGTGTCCGCCTCCCCGGGGCGGGCGCGCACCCAGCCGGCGGCCTCGACCGCGGCGGCCTCCGCGGAGCCGACCACCACCTGGGCCCAGGCGGAGATCCGGTGCGCCGCGGCGAAGTCGACGACCCGCTCCAGCGCCGCCGGCACCGGCAGCCCCGGCGGGCCGACCGCCAGCACCGAGTTCGCCCGGGCGCTGAAGCCGTCGGCGGCGCGCAGCACCCACGAGCCGAGCGGCTCCGCGACCACCGGCGGCCAGCCCGCCAGCGCCCGGCGCTCGGCCTGCTCCGCGGTGACCCGCAGCCGGACCGAGGGCCGCGGCGGGACCGGCTTGCCGGACACGATGTCGGCCAGGGCGATCACCACCGGTTCCCCGCCGGCCGGCAGCACCGTGGTGGTCGGAGGCGTCCAGTCGGTCATGGTGCCGAGGACGTCGGTCATCGCCGGCCCGCCGGTCGGTCCGCTCCGGCCGGGCAGGACCCGGCGTACGACCACCCGCTGACCGACGCAGTGCGGCCCCAGACCCGGCGGTCGTGCACCCGGGGCTGGAGACGCGTGGGGATCGGTCACGGCACAGGCTTCCGTTGGGCGGACCGGGGTTCGGTCCGGTGGTCGACGACGGTGATACTAGGCTGTACACCGACGCTGCAGGGGGCCCGAGACCGAGCCGAACGCGGCGGTTCGGACCGTGTCGGAGCTTCGAGGAGGAACAAGGTGACCTACGTCATCGCGCAGCCGTGTGTGGACATCAAGGACCGCGCCTGCGTGGACGAGTGCCCCGTCGACTGCATCTACGAGGGCTCGCGGATGCTCTACATCCACCCCGACGAGTGCGTGGACTGCGGCGCCTGCGAACCGGTGTGCCCCGTGGAGGCGATCTTCTACGAGGACGACACCCCGGAGCAGTGGAAGGACTACTACACCGCGAACGTCGACTTCTTCAACGACCTGGGCTCGCCCGGCGGCGCCGCGAAGATGGGCGTCATCGAGAAGGACCACCCGATGATCGCCGCGCTCCCGCCGCAGAACCAGGAGTGACCGACCCGGTCATGCCCGATCACCACGATCACGCCGATCAGGTGGCGACCGCGCCGCCCGTCCCCGCTCCGTGGGGCGGGCGGCGTGGTGCTTCGCCGACCATCGGCACCGTCTCCGCGCGGCTCCCGGACTTCCCGTGGGACCACCTCACGGCGTACGCCGCGACCGCCCGCGCGCACCCGGACGGCATCGTCGACCTCTCGGTCGGCACCCCCGTCGACCCCACCCCCGAGCTGGTGCAGCAGGCGCTGCGCGAGGCCGCGGACTCACCCGGCTACCCGGTCACGGTCGGTCGCGTCGAGACCCGGCAGGCGTGCCTGGACTGGCTGCGCCGGCGCTGCGGGGTCACCGACGTGGGACTCGACGGCGTGCT
The DNA window shown above is from Nocardioides mesophilus and carries:
- a CDS encoding GNAT family N-acetyltransferase — translated: MTDPHASPAPGARPPGLGPHCVGQRVVVRRVLPGRSGPTGGPAMTDVLGTMTDWTPPTTTVLPAGGEPVVIALADIVSGKPVPPRPSVRLRVTAEQAERRALAGWPPVVAEPLGSWVLRAADGFSARANSVLAVGPPGLPVPAALERVVDFAAAHRISAWAQVVVGSAEAAAVEAAGWVRARPGEADTCFQVASVALASRALRALPVPGAGGPSSPGWLVDTAPVASPGWLAGDARARATPEAARAVLEGPDEVAFVSVAAADAPDTVVAKGRVSQTEDWAGVTDVWVDPGRRRQGLSLLVMARLLGWAAERGATTTYLQTRGDNPAALALYDRLGFVTHHEYRYLAAP
- the fdxA gene encoding ferredoxin, which encodes MTYVIAQPCVDIKDRACVDECPVDCIYEGSRMLYIHPDECVDCGACEPVCPVEAIFYEDDTPEQWKDYYTANVDFFNDLGSPGGAAKMGVIEKDHPMIAALPPQNQE